In a genomic window of Sus scrofa isolate TJ Tabasco breed Duroc chromosome 4, Sscrofa11.1, whole genome shotgun sequence:
- the ATXN7L2 gene encoding ataxin-7-like protein 2 isoform X3 has product MAVRERAAAAMAALERRVPSLDDFAGQSWSSWVERAELPAADGAELEESNKNMKKLDAMTLIKEERRHGPLSKLYARAPPPPPAPASSQKCHVVNGQGPAYRASGSTKTSSREKGQGSRSRGHQPPEKTQKDNLCLFVPVVNLEKMSSLPKPDGHGIRVAPPSAFLSQPGSLAKDSPGKNPMAPPSKEPPGREGIEITPSEGLSHRAEGSPPEKEPGGTRLPPKTHRKMARKECDLNRQCGVVNPETKKICTRLLTCKIHSVHQRREVQGRAKDFDVLVAELKASSRKGESPKEKSPGRKEPALERPSQEPPSSVQAVAAAAAPGSTFSARAKQTYPYCALPRSRASSESELDAEGPGGGDGDPGLFPFPLPRGGAQASSEESEEEGTSDDLRLPTDCHYASRPPRPQAFCTFGSRLVSPGCYVFSRRLDRFCSALSSMLERHLSSHMWKKIPPAAEPPSHLVSSPPAAPLSPSSASSCPRLPGPPPRPACPASMPPAKDSLVPSYPAGSPSVAAACSQAECMGGSQAITSPLPANTPSPSFCKLPPSKASKSSKGKDALEVEAPSRKRKLSPGPTTFKRTCILEPTGKGKPPGCRGLSAKTKTALGVGLNGTVGPRVKRAGPLDCRGPPHPPPTPVKASQLDSQGGAGLTAKALPTSCLSEEEVAKKRKNLATYCRPVKAKHCQAGAPADAACSVRRKKPGPALAFEDKCSPLKGHFLIWRWPSLQELELPLFLKERKLDSMSSDKQVKSPLTRKCLPTAMETPAPPPLQIRAPGCCRFL; this is encoded by the exons ATGGCGGTGCGTGAACGCGCGGCGGCAGCAATGGCCGCTCTGGAGCGGCGGGTGCCGAGTCTCGATGACTTCGCGGGACAGAGCTGGAGCTCGTGGGTGGAGCGGGCCGAGCTGCCTGCGGCCGACG GGGCTGAGTTGGAGGAGAGCAACAAAAACATGAAGAAGTTGGATGCCATGACCCTCATTAAAGAAG AAAGAAGACACGGGCCCCTCAGCAAGCTTTACGCccgggccccacccccacctccagcccctgccagCTCTCAGAAATGCCATGTAGTGAATGGGCAGGGCCCAGCTTACAGGGCCTCAGGTTCCACCAAAACCTCCTCCAGGGAGAAGGGCCAGGGGTCCCGGAGCCGTGGCCACCAGCCTCCCGAGAAGACCCAGAAAGACAACCTCTG CCTTTTCGTGCCTGTGGTGAATCTGGAGAAGATGTCCAGTCTCCCGAAGCCCGACGGACACGGAATCAGGGTGGCCCCGCCCTCTGCTTTCCTCAGCCAGCCAGGCAGCCTCGCCAAGGACTCCCCTGGAAAAAACCCCATGGCACCCCCTTCTAAAGAACCTCCTGGCAGAGAAGGCATTGAGATAACCCCCAGCGAGGGCCTGAGTCACCGGGCTGAAGGCAGCCCCCCTGAAAAGGAGCCTGGTGGGACCAGGCTGCCCCCTAAAACCCACCGGAAGATGGCTC GGAAGGAGTGCGACCTCAACAGGCAGTGCGGTGTAGTGAATCCAGAGACCAAAAAGATCTGTACCCGCCTGCTGACCTGCAAG ATCCACTCGGTGCACCAGCGCCGGGAGGTTCAGGGCCGAGCCAAGGACTTTGACGTGCTGGTGGCAGAGCTGAAGGCCAGCTCCCGCAAAGGGGAGTCTCCCAAGGAGAAGAGCCCAGGGCGCAAGGAGCCAGCTCTCGAGCGCCCCTCCCAGGAGCCCCCCTCCTCAGTCCAGGCGGTGGCAGCAGCGGCTGCTCCCGGCAGCACCTTCTCTGCCCGTGCCAAGCAGACCTACCCATACTGTGCACTGCCCAG GTCCCGGGCCTCCTCTGAGAGTGAGTTGGATGCCGAAGGccctggtggtggtgatggggaccCAGGCCTGtttcccttccccctgccccggGGGGGGGCCCAGGCCTCCAGTGAGGAGAGCGAGGAGGAGGGCACATCTGACGACCTCCGCCTCCCCACTGACTGCCACTATGCAAGCCGGCCCCCTCGGCCACAGGCG TTCTGCACCTTTGGAAGCCGGCTGGTGAGTCCTGGATGCTACGTGTTCAGCCGCCGGCTGGACCGGTTCTGCTCAGCACTGAGCTCCATGCTGGAGCGGCATCTCAGCTCACACATGTGGAA GAAGATCCCCCCCGCGGCTGAGCCTCCATCCCACCTTGTCAGCTCCCCTCCGGCTGCTCCCCTGAGCCCATCCTCTGCGAGCAGCTGCCCCCGGCTTCCAGGCCCACCCCCTAGACCCGCCTGCCCAGCCTCCATGCCCCCTGCCAAGGACAGCCTAGTTCCCAGCTACCCTGCAGGCTCCCCCAGTGTGGCAGCCGCCTGCAGCCAGGCGGAATGCATGGGCGGAAGCCAGGCTATCACCTCACCACTGCCTGCCAACACGCCGTCCCCGTCCTTCTGCAAGCTCCCGCCTTCCAAGGCCAGCAAGTCGTCCAAAGGCAAGGACGCACTTGAGGTGGAGGCTCCTTCTCGAAAGCGGAAGTTATCCCCTGGCCCCACCACTTTCAAACGGACCTGCATCCTGGAGCCCACTGGAAAAGGCAAACCCCCTGGCTGCCGGGGCCTCTCGGCCAAGACTAAGACCGCTCTGGGCGTGGGGCTCAATGGGACGGTGGGGCCAAGAGTGAAGCGAGCAGGGCCCCTGGACTGCCGGGGCCCCCCTCATCCGCCCCCTACGCCGGTCAAGGCTTCTCAGCTGGacagccagggaggggctggactCACAGCCAAGGCCCTGCCGACCAGCTGCCTCTCCGAGGAAGAGGTAGCCAAGAAGCGGAAAAACCTGGCCACTTACTGCCGGCCAGTGAAGGCCAAGCACTGCCAGGCTGGTGCCCCCGCCGACGCGGCCTGCTCCGTGCGCCGCAAGAAGCCGGGTCCGGCCCTGGCCTTTGAGGACAAGTGTTCTCCACTGAAG
- the ATXN7L2 gene encoding ataxin-7-like protein 2 isoform X1 → MAVRERAAAAMAALERRVPSLDDFAGQSWSSWVERAELPAADGAELEESNKNMKKLDAMTLIKEDMSIFGHCPAHDDFYLVVCNHCSQVVKPQAFQKHCERRHGPLSKLYARAPPPPPAPASSQKCHVVNGQGPAYRASGSTKTSSREKGQGSRSRGHQPPEKTQKDNLCLFVPVVNLEKMSSLPKPDGHGIRVAPPSAFLSQPGSLAKDSPGKNPMAPPSKEPPGREGIEITPSEGLSHRAEGSPPEKEPGGTRLPPKTHRKMARKECDLNRQCGVVNPETKKICTRLLTCKIHSVHQRREVQGRAKDFDVLVAELKASSRKGESPKEKSPGRKEPALERPSQEPPSSVQAVAAAAAPGSTFSARAKQTYPYCALPRSRASSESELDAEGPGGGDGDPGLFPFPLPRGGAQASSEESEEEGTSDDLRLPTDCHYASRPPRPQAFCTFGSRLVSPGCYVFSRRLDRFCSALSSMLERHLSSHMWKKIPPAAEPPSHLVSSPPAAPLSPSSASSCPRLPGPPPRPACPASMPPAKDSLVPSYPAGSPSVAAACSQAECMGGSQAITSPLPANTPSPSFCKLPPSKASKSSKGKDALEVEAPSRKRKLSPGPTTFKRTCILEPTGKGKPPGCRGLSAKTKTALGVGLNGTVGPRVKRAGPLDCRGPPHPPPTPVKASQLDSQGGAGLTAKALPTSCLSEEEVAKKRKNLATYCRPVKAKHCQAGAPADAACSVRRKKPGPALAFEDKCSPLKGHFLIWRWPSLQELELPLFLKERKLDSMSSDKQVKSPLTRKCLPTAMETPAPPPLQIRAPGCCRFL, encoded by the exons ATGGCGGTGCGTGAACGCGCGGCGGCAGCAATGGCCGCTCTGGAGCGGCGGGTGCCGAGTCTCGATGACTTCGCGGGACAGAGCTGGAGCTCGTGGGTGGAGCGGGCCGAGCTGCCTGCGGCCGACG GGGCTGAGTTGGAGGAGAGCAACAAAAACATGAAGAAGTTGGATGCCATGACCCTCATTAAAGAAG ACATGTCCATCTTCGGGCACTGCCCTGCCCATGATGACTTCTATTTGGTTGTGTGTAACCATTGCAGCCAAGTGGTGAAGCCTCAAGCTTTCCAGAAGCACTGCG AAAGAAGACACGGGCCCCTCAGCAAGCTTTACGCccgggccccacccccacctccagcccctgccagCTCTCAGAAATGCCATGTAGTGAATGGGCAGGGCCCAGCTTACAGGGCCTCAGGTTCCACCAAAACCTCCTCCAGGGAGAAGGGCCAGGGGTCCCGGAGCCGTGGCCACCAGCCTCCCGAGAAGACCCAGAAAGACAACCTCTG CCTTTTCGTGCCTGTGGTGAATCTGGAGAAGATGTCCAGTCTCCCGAAGCCCGACGGACACGGAATCAGGGTGGCCCCGCCCTCTGCTTTCCTCAGCCAGCCAGGCAGCCTCGCCAAGGACTCCCCTGGAAAAAACCCCATGGCACCCCCTTCTAAAGAACCTCCTGGCAGAGAAGGCATTGAGATAACCCCCAGCGAGGGCCTGAGTCACCGGGCTGAAGGCAGCCCCCCTGAAAAGGAGCCTGGTGGGACCAGGCTGCCCCCTAAAACCCACCGGAAGATGGCTC GGAAGGAGTGCGACCTCAACAGGCAGTGCGGTGTAGTGAATCCAGAGACCAAAAAGATCTGTACCCGCCTGCTGACCTGCAAG ATCCACTCGGTGCACCAGCGCCGGGAGGTTCAGGGCCGAGCCAAGGACTTTGACGTGCTGGTGGCAGAGCTGAAGGCCAGCTCCCGCAAAGGGGAGTCTCCCAAGGAGAAGAGCCCAGGGCGCAAGGAGCCAGCTCTCGAGCGCCCCTCCCAGGAGCCCCCCTCCTCAGTCCAGGCGGTGGCAGCAGCGGCTGCTCCCGGCAGCACCTTCTCTGCCCGTGCCAAGCAGACCTACCCATACTGTGCACTGCCCAG GTCCCGGGCCTCCTCTGAGAGTGAGTTGGATGCCGAAGGccctggtggtggtgatggggaccCAGGCCTGtttcccttccccctgccccggGGGGGGGCCCAGGCCTCCAGTGAGGAGAGCGAGGAGGAGGGCACATCTGACGACCTCCGCCTCCCCACTGACTGCCACTATGCAAGCCGGCCCCCTCGGCCACAGGCG TTCTGCACCTTTGGAAGCCGGCTGGTGAGTCCTGGATGCTACGTGTTCAGCCGCCGGCTGGACCGGTTCTGCTCAGCACTGAGCTCCATGCTGGAGCGGCATCTCAGCTCACACATGTGGAA GAAGATCCCCCCCGCGGCTGAGCCTCCATCCCACCTTGTCAGCTCCCCTCCGGCTGCTCCCCTGAGCCCATCCTCTGCGAGCAGCTGCCCCCGGCTTCCAGGCCCACCCCCTAGACCCGCCTGCCCAGCCTCCATGCCCCCTGCCAAGGACAGCCTAGTTCCCAGCTACCCTGCAGGCTCCCCCAGTGTGGCAGCCGCCTGCAGCCAGGCGGAATGCATGGGCGGAAGCCAGGCTATCACCTCACCACTGCCTGCCAACACGCCGTCCCCGTCCTTCTGCAAGCTCCCGCCTTCCAAGGCCAGCAAGTCGTCCAAAGGCAAGGACGCACTTGAGGTGGAGGCTCCTTCTCGAAAGCGGAAGTTATCCCCTGGCCCCACCACTTTCAAACGGACCTGCATCCTGGAGCCCACTGGAAAAGGCAAACCCCCTGGCTGCCGGGGCCTCTCGGCCAAGACTAAGACCGCTCTGGGCGTGGGGCTCAATGGGACGGTGGGGCCAAGAGTGAAGCGAGCAGGGCCCCTGGACTGCCGGGGCCCCCCTCATCCGCCCCCTACGCCGGTCAAGGCTTCTCAGCTGGacagccagggaggggctggactCACAGCCAAGGCCCTGCCGACCAGCTGCCTCTCCGAGGAAGAGGTAGCCAAGAAGCGGAAAAACCTGGCCACTTACTGCCGGCCAGTGAAGGCCAAGCACTGCCAGGCTGGTGCCCCCGCCGACGCGGCCTGCTCCGTGCGCCGCAAGAAGCCGGGTCCGGCCCTGGCCTTTGAGGACAAGTGTTCTCCACTGAAG
- the ATXN7L2 gene encoding ataxin-7-like protein 2 isoform X2 has translation MAVRERAAAAMAALERRVPSLDDFAGQSWSSWVERAELPAADGAELEESNKNMKKLDAMTLIKEDMSIFGHCPAHDDFYLVVCNHCSQVVKPQAFQKHCERRHGPLSKLYARAPPPPPAPASSQKCHVVNGQGPAYRASGSTKTSSREKGQGSRSRGHQPPEKTQKDNLCLFVPVVNLEKMSSLPKPDGHGIRVAPPSAFLSQPGSLAKDSPGKNPMAPPSKEPPGREGIEITPSEGLSHRAEGSPPEKEPGGTRLPPKTHRKMARKECDLNRQCGVVNPETKKICTRLLTCKIHSVHQRREVQGRAKDFDVLVAELKASSRKGESPKEKSPGRKEPALERPSQEPPSSVQAVAAAAAPGSTFSARAKQTYPYCALPRSRASSESELDAEGPGGGDGDPGLFPFPLPRGGAQASSEESEEEGTSDDLRLPTDCHYASRPPRPQAFCTFGSRLVSPGCYVFSRRLDRFCSALSSMLERHLSSHMWKKIPPAAEPPSHLVSSPPAAPLSPSSASSCPRLPGPPPRPACPASMPPAKDSLVPSYPAGSPSVAAACSQAECMGGSQAITSPLPANTPSPSFCKLPPSKASKSSKGKDALEVEAPSRKRKLSPGPTTFKRTCILEPTGKGKPPGCRGLSAKTKTALGVGLNGTVGPRVKRAGPLDCRGPPHPPPTPVKASQLDSQGGAGLTAKALPTSCLSEEEVAKKRKNLATYCRPVKAKHCQAGAPADAACSVRRKKPGPALAFEDKCSPLKELELPLFLKERKLDSMSSDKQVKSPLTRKCLPTAMETPAPPPLQIRAPGCCRFL, from the exons ATGGCGGTGCGTGAACGCGCGGCGGCAGCAATGGCCGCTCTGGAGCGGCGGGTGCCGAGTCTCGATGACTTCGCGGGACAGAGCTGGAGCTCGTGGGTGGAGCGGGCCGAGCTGCCTGCGGCCGACG GGGCTGAGTTGGAGGAGAGCAACAAAAACATGAAGAAGTTGGATGCCATGACCCTCATTAAAGAAG ACATGTCCATCTTCGGGCACTGCCCTGCCCATGATGACTTCTATTTGGTTGTGTGTAACCATTGCAGCCAAGTGGTGAAGCCTCAAGCTTTCCAGAAGCACTGCG AAAGAAGACACGGGCCCCTCAGCAAGCTTTACGCccgggccccacccccacctccagcccctgccagCTCTCAGAAATGCCATGTAGTGAATGGGCAGGGCCCAGCTTACAGGGCCTCAGGTTCCACCAAAACCTCCTCCAGGGAGAAGGGCCAGGGGTCCCGGAGCCGTGGCCACCAGCCTCCCGAGAAGACCCAGAAAGACAACCTCTG CCTTTTCGTGCCTGTGGTGAATCTGGAGAAGATGTCCAGTCTCCCGAAGCCCGACGGACACGGAATCAGGGTGGCCCCGCCCTCTGCTTTCCTCAGCCAGCCAGGCAGCCTCGCCAAGGACTCCCCTGGAAAAAACCCCATGGCACCCCCTTCTAAAGAACCTCCTGGCAGAGAAGGCATTGAGATAACCCCCAGCGAGGGCCTGAGTCACCGGGCTGAAGGCAGCCCCCCTGAAAAGGAGCCTGGTGGGACCAGGCTGCCCCCTAAAACCCACCGGAAGATGGCTC GGAAGGAGTGCGACCTCAACAGGCAGTGCGGTGTAGTGAATCCAGAGACCAAAAAGATCTGTACCCGCCTGCTGACCTGCAAG ATCCACTCGGTGCACCAGCGCCGGGAGGTTCAGGGCCGAGCCAAGGACTTTGACGTGCTGGTGGCAGAGCTGAAGGCCAGCTCCCGCAAAGGGGAGTCTCCCAAGGAGAAGAGCCCAGGGCGCAAGGAGCCAGCTCTCGAGCGCCCCTCCCAGGAGCCCCCCTCCTCAGTCCAGGCGGTGGCAGCAGCGGCTGCTCCCGGCAGCACCTTCTCTGCCCGTGCCAAGCAGACCTACCCATACTGTGCACTGCCCAG GTCCCGGGCCTCCTCTGAGAGTGAGTTGGATGCCGAAGGccctggtggtggtgatggggaccCAGGCCTGtttcccttccccctgccccggGGGGGGGCCCAGGCCTCCAGTGAGGAGAGCGAGGAGGAGGGCACATCTGACGACCTCCGCCTCCCCACTGACTGCCACTATGCAAGCCGGCCCCCTCGGCCACAGGCG TTCTGCACCTTTGGAAGCCGGCTGGTGAGTCCTGGATGCTACGTGTTCAGCCGCCGGCTGGACCGGTTCTGCTCAGCACTGAGCTCCATGCTGGAGCGGCATCTCAGCTCACACATGTGGAA GAAGATCCCCCCCGCGGCTGAGCCTCCATCCCACCTTGTCAGCTCCCCTCCGGCTGCTCCCCTGAGCCCATCCTCTGCGAGCAGCTGCCCCCGGCTTCCAGGCCCACCCCCTAGACCCGCCTGCCCAGCCTCCATGCCCCCTGCCAAGGACAGCCTAGTTCCCAGCTACCCTGCAGGCTCCCCCAGTGTGGCAGCCGCCTGCAGCCAGGCGGAATGCATGGGCGGAAGCCAGGCTATCACCTCACCACTGCCTGCCAACACGCCGTCCCCGTCCTTCTGCAAGCTCCCGCCTTCCAAGGCCAGCAAGTCGTCCAAAGGCAAGGACGCACTTGAGGTGGAGGCTCCTTCTCGAAAGCGGAAGTTATCCCCTGGCCCCACCACTTTCAAACGGACCTGCATCCTGGAGCCCACTGGAAAAGGCAAACCCCCTGGCTGCCGGGGCCTCTCGGCCAAGACTAAGACCGCTCTGGGCGTGGGGCTCAATGGGACGGTGGGGCCAAGAGTGAAGCGAGCAGGGCCCCTGGACTGCCGGGGCCCCCCTCATCCGCCCCCTACGCCGGTCAAGGCTTCTCAGCTGGacagccagggaggggctggactCACAGCCAAGGCCCTGCCGACCAGCTGCCTCTCCGAGGAAGAGGTAGCCAAGAAGCGGAAAAACCTGGCCACTTACTGCCGGCCAGTGAAGGCCAAGCACTGCCAGGCTGGTGCCCCCGCCGACGCGGCCTGCTCCGTGCGCCGCAAGAAGCCGGGTCCGGCCCTGGCCTTTGAGGACAAGTGTTCTCCACTGAAG
- the ATXN7L2 gene encoding ataxin-7-like protein 2 isoform X4, which produces MAVRERAAAAMAALERRVPSLDDFAGQSWSSWVERAELPAADGAELEESNKNMKKLDAMTLIKEDMSIFGHCPAHDDFYLVVCNHCSQVVKPQAFQKHCERRHGPLSKLYARAPPPPPAPASSQKCHVVNGQGPAYRASGSTKTSSREKGQGSRSRGHQPPEKTQKDNLCLFVPVVNLEKMSSLPKPDGHGIRVAPPSAFLSQPGSLAKDSPGKNPMAPPSKEPPGREGIEITPSEGLSHRAEGSPPEKEPGGTRLPPKTHRKMARKECDLNRQCGVVNPETKKICTRLLTCKIHSVHQRREVQGRAKDFDVLVAELKASSRKGESPKEKSPGRKEPALERPSQEPPSSVQAVAAAAAPGSTFSARAKQTYPYCALPRSRASSESELDAEGPGGGDGDPGLFPFPLPRGGAQASSEESEEEGTSDDLRLPTDCHYASRPPRPQAFCTFGSRLVSPGCYVFSRRLDRFCSALSSMLERHLSSHMWKKIPPAAEPPSHLVSSPPAAPLSPSSASSCPRLPGPPPRPACPASMPPAKDSLVPSYPAGSPSVAAACSQAECMGGSQAITSPLPANTPSPSFCKLPPSKASKSSKGKDALEVEAPSRKRKLSPGPTTFKRTCILEPTGKGKPPGCRGLSAKTKTALGVGLNGTVGPRVKRAGPLDCRGPPHPPPTPVKASQLDSQGGAGLTAKALPTSCLSEEEVAKKRKNLATYCRPVKAKHCQAGAPADAACSVRRKKPGPALAFEDKCSPLKSKAH; this is translated from the exons ATGGCGGTGCGTGAACGCGCGGCGGCAGCAATGGCCGCTCTGGAGCGGCGGGTGCCGAGTCTCGATGACTTCGCGGGACAGAGCTGGAGCTCGTGGGTGGAGCGGGCCGAGCTGCCTGCGGCCGACG GGGCTGAGTTGGAGGAGAGCAACAAAAACATGAAGAAGTTGGATGCCATGACCCTCATTAAAGAAG ACATGTCCATCTTCGGGCACTGCCCTGCCCATGATGACTTCTATTTGGTTGTGTGTAACCATTGCAGCCAAGTGGTGAAGCCTCAAGCTTTCCAGAAGCACTGCG AAAGAAGACACGGGCCCCTCAGCAAGCTTTACGCccgggccccacccccacctccagcccctgccagCTCTCAGAAATGCCATGTAGTGAATGGGCAGGGCCCAGCTTACAGGGCCTCAGGTTCCACCAAAACCTCCTCCAGGGAGAAGGGCCAGGGGTCCCGGAGCCGTGGCCACCAGCCTCCCGAGAAGACCCAGAAAGACAACCTCTG CCTTTTCGTGCCTGTGGTGAATCTGGAGAAGATGTCCAGTCTCCCGAAGCCCGACGGACACGGAATCAGGGTGGCCCCGCCCTCTGCTTTCCTCAGCCAGCCAGGCAGCCTCGCCAAGGACTCCCCTGGAAAAAACCCCATGGCACCCCCTTCTAAAGAACCTCCTGGCAGAGAAGGCATTGAGATAACCCCCAGCGAGGGCCTGAGTCACCGGGCTGAAGGCAGCCCCCCTGAAAAGGAGCCTGGTGGGACCAGGCTGCCCCCTAAAACCCACCGGAAGATGGCTC GGAAGGAGTGCGACCTCAACAGGCAGTGCGGTGTAGTGAATCCAGAGACCAAAAAGATCTGTACCCGCCTGCTGACCTGCAAG ATCCACTCGGTGCACCAGCGCCGGGAGGTTCAGGGCCGAGCCAAGGACTTTGACGTGCTGGTGGCAGAGCTGAAGGCCAGCTCCCGCAAAGGGGAGTCTCCCAAGGAGAAGAGCCCAGGGCGCAAGGAGCCAGCTCTCGAGCGCCCCTCCCAGGAGCCCCCCTCCTCAGTCCAGGCGGTGGCAGCAGCGGCTGCTCCCGGCAGCACCTTCTCTGCCCGTGCCAAGCAGACCTACCCATACTGTGCACTGCCCAG GTCCCGGGCCTCCTCTGAGAGTGAGTTGGATGCCGAAGGccctggtggtggtgatggggaccCAGGCCTGtttcccttccccctgccccggGGGGGGGCCCAGGCCTCCAGTGAGGAGAGCGAGGAGGAGGGCACATCTGACGACCTCCGCCTCCCCACTGACTGCCACTATGCAAGCCGGCCCCCTCGGCCACAGGCG TTCTGCACCTTTGGAAGCCGGCTGGTGAGTCCTGGATGCTACGTGTTCAGCCGCCGGCTGGACCGGTTCTGCTCAGCACTGAGCTCCATGCTGGAGCGGCATCTCAGCTCACACATGTGGAA GAAGATCCCCCCCGCGGCTGAGCCTCCATCCCACCTTGTCAGCTCCCCTCCGGCTGCTCCCCTGAGCCCATCCTCTGCGAGCAGCTGCCCCCGGCTTCCAGGCCCACCCCCTAGACCCGCCTGCCCAGCCTCCATGCCCCCTGCCAAGGACAGCCTAGTTCCCAGCTACCCTGCAGGCTCCCCCAGTGTGGCAGCCGCCTGCAGCCAGGCGGAATGCATGGGCGGAAGCCAGGCTATCACCTCACCACTGCCTGCCAACACGCCGTCCCCGTCCTTCTGCAAGCTCCCGCCTTCCAAGGCCAGCAAGTCGTCCAAAGGCAAGGACGCACTTGAGGTGGAGGCTCCTTCTCGAAAGCGGAAGTTATCCCCTGGCCCCACCACTTTCAAACGGACCTGCATCCTGGAGCCCACTGGAAAAGGCAAACCCCCTGGCTGCCGGGGCCTCTCGGCCAAGACTAAGACCGCTCTGGGCGTGGGGCTCAATGGGACGGTGGGGCCAAGAGTGAAGCGAGCAGGGCCCCTGGACTGCCGGGGCCCCCCTCATCCGCCCCCTACGCCGGTCAAGGCTTCTCAGCTGGacagccagggaggggctggactCACAGCCAAGGCCCTGCCGACCAGCTGCCTCTCCGAGGAAGAGGTAGCCAAGAAGCGGAAAAACCTGGCCACTTACTGCCGGCCAGTGAAGGCCAAGCACTGCCAGGCTGGTGCCCCCGCCGACGCGGCCTGCTCCGTGCGCCGCAAGAAGCCGGGTCCGGCCCTGGCCTTTGAGGACAAGTGTTCTCCACTGAAG
- the SYPL2 gene encoding synaptophysin-like protein 2 isoform X1, which translates to MSSTESSSRTEDKSPRQQVDRLLVGLRWQRLEEPLGFIKVLQWLFAIFAFGCCGSYSGETGATVRCNNEAKDVSAIIVLFGYPFRLNRVQYEMPLCDDESTSKTMHLMGDFSAPAEFFVTLGIFSFFYTIAALVLYLRFHSLYTENRRFPLVDFCVTVSFTFFWLVAAAAWGKGLTDVKGATRPSSLTAAMSVCHGEEAVCSGGATPSMGLANISVLFGFINFFLWAGNCWFVFKETPWYGQGQDQGQGTSQESAAEQGAVEKHASLDARASESVLTG; encoded by the exons ATGTCCTCGACGGAGAGTTCGAGTCGCACCGAGGACAAGTCGCCGCGCCAGCAG GTGGACCGCCTGCTCGTGGGGCTGCGCTGGCAACGGCTGGAGGAGCCGCTAGGCTTCATCAAAGTTCTCCAGTGG CTCTTTGCTATTTTCGCCTTCGGGTGCTGCGGCTCCTACAGCGGGGAGACAGGAGCAACGGTTCGCTGCAACAACGAAGCCAAGGACGTGAGCGCCATCATTGTTTTGTTCGGCTATCCCTTCAG GTTGAACCGGGTCCAGTATGAGATGCCGCTCTGCGACGACGAGTCCACCTCCAAGACCATGCACCTCATGGGGGACTTCTCTGCCCCTGCCGAGTTCTTCGTGACCCTGGgcatcttttccttcttctacACCATAGCCGCGCTGGTCCTCTACCTGCGCTTCCACAGCCTCTACACGGAGAACAGGCGCTTCCCGCTGGTG GACTTCTGTGTGACTGTCTCCTTCACCTTCTTCtggttggtagctgcagctgcttgggGCAAGGGCCTGACTGACGTCAAGGGGGCCACACGGCCATCCAGCCTGACCGCCGCCATGTCCGTGTGCCACGGAGAGGAAGCTGTGTGCAGTGGTGGGGCCACGCCCTCCATGGGACTGGCCAACATCTCTGTG CTCTTTGGCTTTATCAACTTCTTCCTGTGGGCCGGAAACTGTTGGTTTGTGTTCAAGGAGACCCCATGGTATGGGCAGGGCCAGGACCAGGGCCAGGGCACCAGCCAGGAGAGCGCAGCTGAGCAGGGAGCGGTGGAGAAGCA TGCCTCTCTGGACGCCAGGGCCTCAGAGTCAGTGCTGACCGGATAA
- the SYPL2 gene encoding synaptophysin-like protein 2 isoform X2 gives MSSTESSSRTEDKSPRQQVDRLLVGLRWQRLEEPLGFIKVLQWLFAIFAFGCCGSYSGETGATVRCNNEAKDVSAIIVLFGYPFRLNRVQYEMPLCDDESTSKTMHLMGDFSAPAEFFVTLGIFSFFYTIAALVLYLRFHSLYTENRRFPLVDFCVTVSFTFFWLVAAAAWGKGLTDVKGATRPSSLTAAMSVCHGEEAVCSGGATPSMGLANISVLFGFINFFLWAGNCWFVFKETPWYGQGQDQGQGTSQESAAEQGAVEKQ, from the exons ATGTCCTCGACGGAGAGTTCGAGTCGCACCGAGGACAAGTCGCCGCGCCAGCAG GTGGACCGCCTGCTCGTGGGGCTGCGCTGGCAACGGCTGGAGGAGCCGCTAGGCTTCATCAAAGTTCTCCAGTGG CTCTTTGCTATTTTCGCCTTCGGGTGCTGCGGCTCCTACAGCGGGGAGACAGGAGCAACGGTTCGCTGCAACAACGAAGCCAAGGACGTGAGCGCCATCATTGTTTTGTTCGGCTATCCCTTCAG GTTGAACCGGGTCCAGTATGAGATGCCGCTCTGCGACGACGAGTCCACCTCCAAGACCATGCACCTCATGGGGGACTTCTCTGCCCCTGCCGAGTTCTTCGTGACCCTGGgcatcttttccttcttctacACCATAGCCGCGCTGGTCCTCTACCTGCGCTTCCACAGCCTCTACACGGAGAACAGGCGCTTCCCGCTGGTG GACTTCTGTGTGACTGTCTCCTTCACCTTCTTCtggttggtagctgcagctgcttgggGCAAGGGCCTGACTGACGTCAAGGGGGCCACACGGCCATCCAGCCTGACCGCCGCCATGTCCGTGTGCCACGGAGAGGAAGCTGTGTGCAGTGGTGGGGCCACGCCCTCCATGGGACTGGCCAACATCTCTGTG CTCTTTGGCTTTATCAACTTCTTCCTGTGGGCCGGAAACTGTTGGTTTGTGTTCAAGGAGACCCCATGGTATGGGCAGGGCCAGGACCAGGGCCAGGGCACCAGCCAGGAGAGCGCAGCTGAGCAGGGAGCGGTGGAGAAGCAGTAA